One window of Streptomyces sp. NBC_00273 genomic DNA carries:
- a CDS encoding thiopeptide-type bacteriocin biosynthesis protein gives MSTPVPNPDGWLSWHVHVPADAEGTDRLTPLVREQLPALLAPLRAAGLLHRWFFIRYWEGGPHLRIRLLPRPGAGRAATPDALDAAVRRAFADVPRDGHDPEGYLASIGDLAAASVASDPTVDRRVAATVLPPGVHAADYVPETDRYGTGAALEATEEVFMLSSELALRAAGSGLDELRLRLLGVEVLLKAAASAGVGVPQGGGLPDSSGAADPVLVQLRAHADYWSGWSRSAPQEVFPSELLAQHAADWAELLVSRGRVSAPALTARASAVSPWAEALAAVLPLGSTAPARAGLLISHAHMTLNRMGIFVHDEYILAEAAARLLRATAGAGREGAGREGGRA, from the coding sequence ATGAGCACCCCCGTCCCCAACCCCGACGGCTGGCTGTCCTGGCACGTACACGTACCCGCCGACGCCGAGGGCACGGACCGGCTCACGCCGCTGGTACGGGAGCAGCTCCCGGCGCTGCTCGCCCCGCTGCGCGCGGCCGGACTGCTGCACCGGTGGTTCTTCATCCGCTACTGGGAGGGCGGGCCGCACCTGCGGATCCGGCTGCTGCCGCGGCCCGGTGCCGGCCGCGCCGCCACGCCCGACGCACTGGACGCGGCGGTGCGGCGGGCCTTCGCCGACGTGCCCCGCGACGGTCACGACCCCGAGGGCTACCTGGCCTCCATCGGCGACCTGGCGGCGGCCTCGGTCGCCTCCGACCCGACCGTGGACCGGCGGGTCGCGGCGACGGTGCTGCCGCCCGGTGTGCACGCGGCCGACTACGTGCCGGAGACCGACCGCTACGGCACCGGGGCGGCGCTGGAGGCGACCGAGGAGGTGTTCATGCTCTCCAGCGAACTGGCCCTGCGTGCCGCCGGGTCGGGGCTGGACGAGCTGCGGCTGCGGCTGCTGGGCGTCGAAGTCCTGCTCAAGGCCGCGGCGTCGGCCGGTGTCGGGGTGCCGCAGGGGGGCGGGCTGCCGGACAGTAGCGGTGCAGCCGATCCCGTACTGGTTCAGTTGCGGGCCCACGCCGACTACTGGAGCGGCTGGTCCCGGTCGGCCCCGCAGGAGGTGTTCCCCTCGGAACTGCTGGCGCAGCACGCCGCCGACTGGGCCGAACTCCTGGTGTCGCGCGGGCGGGTGAGCGCCCCGGCGCTCACCGCACGGGCCTCGGCGGTGTCGCCGTGGGCCGAGGCGTTGGCCGCCGTCCTGCCCCTCGGCTCCACCGCGCCGGCCCGGGCCGGCTTGTTGATCTCCCACGCCCATATGACCCTCAACCGCATGGGTATATTCGTGCATGATGAATACATTCTGGCGGAGGCCGCTGCCCGGCTGCTGCGGGCCACGGCCGGTGCCGGCCGCGAAGGCGCCGGCCGCGAAGGGGGACGGGCGTGA
- a CDS encoding ABC transporter ATP-binding protein, producing MTDAAEDTAEDTVGDTARNPAVLYAQDIHVAYAEETVLADVSLALEPGGCLALAGANGSGKSTLLRVCVGRQQPDRGEVRFAGAAPREAEPAFRRDVGLLLDGAECFPDLTVAEHIRMVATAHGLGSRADAAADRVLAELGLDHRGDAFPDALSAGQRQMLLLASVLVRPARLIVVDEPEQRLDTAARRRLAAALRAAKAAGTAVLLASHDRATVEEAADRVLLLDRGRTAALGTPAEVTGVAEVSPWR from the coding sequence GTGACTGACGCCGCCGAGGACACCGCCGAGGACACTGTCGGAGACACCGCCCGGAACCCAGCCGTGCTGTACGCGCAGGACATCCACGTCGCCTACGCCGAAGAGACCGTCCTCGCCGACGTCTCGCTGGCCCTGGAGCCCGGCGGTTGTCTGGCCCTCGCCGGCGCCAACGGCTCAGGCAAGTCGACCCTGTTGCGCGTCTGCGTGGGCCGCCAGCAGCCGGACCGGGGCGAGGTCCGCTTCGCGGGGGCCGCACCGCGCGAGGCGGAGCCCGCCTTCCGGCGGGACGTCGGCCTGCTCCTCGACGGCGCCGAATGCTTTCCCGACCTCACCGTCGCGGAACACATACGGATGGTCGCCACCGCCCACGGCCTGGGCTCCCGGGCCGACGCCGCCGCCGACCGGGTACTGGCCGAACTCGGCCTGGACCACCGCGGCGACGCCTTCCCCGACGCCCTGTCGGCGGGGCAGCGCCAGATGCTGCTGCTCGCCTCGGTACTGGTCCGTCCGGCCCGCCTGATCGTCGTGGACGAGCCCGAGCAGCGCCTGGACACCGCCGCCCGGCGCAGGCTGGCCGCCGCACTGCGGGCGGCGAAGGCCGCCGGCACGGCCGTACTGCTGGCCTCGCACGACCGCGCCACCGTCGAGGAGGCCGCCGACCGGGTACTGCTCCTGGACCGGGGCCGGACGGCCGCCCTGGGCACCCCTGCCGAGGTGACCGGCGTCGCGGAGGTCTCGCCGTGGCGGTGA